A window of Fodinibius salinus contains these coding sequences:
- a CDS encoding enoyl-CoA hydratase-related protein, with amino-acid sequence MSQFIEQELTDSILTLRLNRPEKYNSFIRPMAKQLQNALADAAENDEVRCILITGKEKAFCAGQDLKEAAEQAEDFELGDAVRSSYNPIVKAIRTIEKPVVCAVNGTAAGAGANLALCCDLVLASTEAVFVQSFSKIGLIPDCGGTFFLPRLVGMQRANAMYLLDEEISPQEAEKIGLIYKAVQPAKLIDEAKQICQKLASMPTKGFGLYKEAMNQSLSNNLDEHLEVEADLQTRAGKTDDYKEGVQAFLEKRKPDYKGK; translated from the coding sequence ATGAGTCAATTTATTGAACAAGAGCTTACTGACAGCATTCTCACTCTCAGACTTAATCGGCCTGAAAAATACAATAGCTTTATTCGGCCTATGGCCAAACAGCTGCAAAATGCATTGGCTGACGCAGCAGAAAATGATGAGGTGCGTTGTATTCTGATTACCGGTAAAGAAAAGGCATTTTGCGCGGGACAGGATTTAAAAGAAGCTGCTGAACAAGCAGAAGATTTTGAGCTTGGGGATGCTGTTCGATCCAGCTATAATCCCATTGTCAAAGCCATTCGCACTATTGAAAAACCAGTCGTTTGTGCCGTTAACGGCACGGCTGCAGGCGCTGGGGCAAATCTTGCCCTATGCTGTGATTTGGTACTAGCTTCAACAGAAGCTGTTTTTGTGCAATCTTTTAGTAAAATTGGGCTCATCCCTGACTGTGGCGGAACCTTTTTCTTGCCTCGCTTAGTTGGCATGCAGCGTGCAAATGCCATGTACTTGCTGGATGAAGAAATTTCTCCACAAGAAGCCGAAAAAATCGGGCTGATCTATAAAGCCGTTCAACCAGCTAAGTTAATCGACGAAGCCAAGCAAATATGCCAAAAACTGGCAAGTATGCCCACCAAAGGATTTGGACTCTACAAAGAAGCCATGAATCAATCGCTGTCGAATAATCTAGATGAGCATTTGGAAGTTGAAGCAGACCTACAAACCCGGGCCGGTAAAACGGATGACTATAAGGAAGGCGTGCAGGCTTTTTTGGAGAAACGTAAACCTGACTACAAGGGTAAATAA
- the paaD gene encoding 1,2-phenylacetyl-CoA epoxidase subunit PaaD: MPEPVTKYSKEDIWELIAEVTDPEIPVLTIVDLGIARSVEREDDTYVIKITPTYSGCPAMKAIEDEIEKTLRKNGIQNFEVRKDFSETWTTDWMSDDAKKKLKDYGISPPGKTDPDEDFLSSLKQSDKTISCPYCDSQNTELQSEFGSTACKSQYYCHDCDEPFEHFKCI; encoded by the coding sequence ATGCCTGAACCCGTAACCAAATATAGCAAAGAGGATATCTGGGAGCTTATCGCTGAAGTAACCGATCCCGAAATTCCCGTATTGACTATCGTTGATTTGGGTATTGCTCGCAGCGTTGAACGCGAAGATGATACGTATGTGATTAAAATTACGCCCACCTATTCCGGATGTCCCGCGATGAAGGCTATTGAAGATGAAATTGAAAAAACACTTCGCAAAAACGGAATCCAAAATTTTGAGGTCCGAAAAGATTTTTCAGAAACATGGACCACAGACTGGATGTCGGACGACGCCAAAAAAAAACTTAAAGATTACGGAATTTCTCCACCGGGCAAAACCGACCCGGATGAGGATTTCCTATCTTCACTCAAACAATCCGACAAAACTATCTCGTGTCCCTATTGTGATTCTCAAAATACGGAATTGCAGAGTGAGTTTGGCTCCACAGCCTGTAAATCACAATACTACTGCCATGACTGTGATGAGCCTTTTGAACATTTTAAATGTATTTAG
- the paaC gene encoding 1,2-phenylacetyl-CoA epoxidase subunit PaaC, with product MTTQTKTLTKKEALFDYLVRLADDRLILGHRLSEWCGHGPILEEDIALANIALDYIGHAASLYEYAVEIEDEGRHRDDLVYFRNDPEYTNLKITELPKGDFGFTIARQFLFSAFSFYLYQILADADDEQFSGMAAKHLKEVKYHLRHSREWVLRLGDGTEESHQRIQDAFDEIWTYTGALFYQDEIDDLLQDEEIAADTKSFKTDWKNLVSDTLKEATLEVPDFDQYMAEGGRKGLHTEHLGHLLAEMQHLRRSYPDANWE from the coding sequence ATGACTACACAAACAAAAACATTGACAAAAAAAGAAGCACTTTTCGATTATTTAGTTCGCTTGGCTGATGATCGCCTGATTCTTGGCCATCGGCTTTCGGAATGGTGTGGACACGGTCCCATCCTAGAAGAGGATATTGCACTAGCAAATATTGCACTGGACTATATCGGTCATGCCGCTTCACTTTATGAGTATGCAGTAGAAATTGAAGATGAAGGGCGCCATCGAGATGACTTGGTCTATTTTCGCAATGATCCCGAATACACTAACCTAAAGATTACTGAACTGCCCAAAGGCGATTTTGGATTTACTATTGCCCGACAATTTTTGTTCTCAGCATTTAGCTTTTACCTGTATCAAATTCTGGCTGATGCCGATGATGAACAATTCAGCGGCATGGCGGCCAAACACCTGAAGGAAGTAAAATACCACCTGCGACACAGCCGCGAGTGGGTACTGCGGCTTGGCGACGGCACCGAAGAAAGTCACCAACGTATTCAGGATGCCTTCGACGAAATTTGGACCTATACCGGTGCCCTATTTTATCAAGATGAAATTGATGACCTCTTACAGGATGAAGAGATAGCTGCTGATACCAAAAGTTTTAAAACTGACTGGAAAAACCTTGTATCGGATACTCTAAAAGAAGCAACACTGGAAGTTCCTGATTTCGATCAATATATGGCCGAAGGAGGACGTAAAGGACTGCATACCGAACATCTTGGCCACCTTTTGGCTGAAATGCAGCACTTGCGACGCTCCTATCCTGATGCCAACTGGGAGTGA